In Oncorhynchus gorbuscha isolate QuinsamMale2020 ecotype Even-year linkage group LG03, OgorEven_v1.0, whole genome shotgun sequence, the DNA window gctgccggagtctccagtctgcccagcgccgccagtgctcccagtctgcccagcgccgctagtgctcccagtctgcccagcgccgccagtctgcccagcgccgccagtgctcccagtctgcccagcgccgccagtgctcccagtctgcccagcgccgccagtgctcccagtctgcccagcgccgccagtgctcccagtctgcccagcgccgccagacaaccagtctcttccagatctgccagacaaccagtttcttccagatctgccagacaaccagtctcttccagatctgcttgtcaacctgaatttccagttccgccagccagccaggatttaccggagcctactacctgcctgagcttcctctcagtactgggcttcctctcagtactgggcttcccctcagtcccgggcttcccctcagtcccgggctgcccctcagtcccgggctgcccctcagtcccgggctgcttctgtcccgagctgcccctctgtcccgagctgcccctctgtcccgagctgcccctctgtcctgagctgcccctctgtcccgagctgcccctcagttatgtggggatctaggtgaggactattaggccatggtcggcggagaaggtggattatcccaggacgcgaaggggaggaacaaggacattaatggagttgGGTCctcgtcccgagccagaaccgccaccatggacagacgcccacccagaccctccctatgctcttgaggtgcgtccgggagtccgcaccttaggggggggttctgtcacgccttggtcattgtattttgtgttttttgttatatgtttgggtagccagggtgtgacatgggtttatatgttgttttcgtattggggtttgtagtatttgggatcacagctaattaggggtgttgtataggcttggctgcctgaggcgattctcaatcagagtcaggtgatcctcgttgtctctgattgggaaccgtatttagggagccatagttttgctttgtatttcgtgggtgtttgttcctgtctttgtgtagtattcaccagataggctgtaataggtttcacgttccgttctgttgttttcgtatttagtattcagttatttcatgtaccgcgattcatttcattaaagtcatgagtaaccaacacgctgcatttcggtctgactctctttcttcaacagacaaaCGCCGTTACAGACGGTTGCTTTCCAATGGAGCGCTGCGATTGTTTGCCCAAAATTCTGGGTCAGTTAAGGTGGGCAGAAAAGTCCAAAAGTGGGCACAAGACGAGGTCTTACAAGATCGGGGTTGATAAACAGCATGCTGGAGGATAAACTTACATGCTCAATCGAAATGGAGCTAATCATCCTGCCAACTCGTGTGGATGCTACTGCAGTAAAAGTATGCCAGCAAGACAGACATTTCTCAAGTTCATTTAAAGTTTTCCatcgttctctcctcccttttgAACATGGAGATGGCATGTTGTCATTAGCCTCTGGTTTATAAAGGATTTTCCAACTGATTATTATGCACAAAGTTGCATGTTTGGTCCTTCATGATTCTTTGAGATGAGAGAGGAAATCGTGGCAAGTGATTAAAGCTCTCGGTTTCCCTAACATTCACCTGTTTTGTTTGAgggagtgtgcgtgcgtgcataggCGAATGTacttgtgtgcatgtgcatgcatgtgtgtctctctcgctcagtctgTGGTTGTTCATGTGAAGAAGTTGTTGAGAAGCGCATGCGGGCTTGCAGTtgactcttctcttcctctctctctttctctctagctctctctctctagctctatcTAAGGCAGCCCGTGGTTTAACAAGCAGCGATCAGCTGACAATCCCATCTGCCCACGTGCCAACACAATCTTGTTAGTGTGCAGCTAATCTGAGGAAGAAATGGACTCTTTGGCAAGCAGATCTTTCATCATGCAATTGTATGCCATGATCACGCTCTTTCTTATACATATCCATATGGGTGTGTTAGAAAAAGCCACTTAGACTTAAAGAAGCCACATTGTACATTAGCTTGTGTCACTTGATTCCTTTGATGGTCTAGAGAGAGTGGGCTGATATTGTGATCAATTTGTATCTGACATTTAAGTGAATGCTGCATTTGGGCAGACATGACATCTCTGTACATTTCGTTATAAATGTTTATCTCTCAAGTGAAAGTTGGTCCTCCATGGATAATTGAAACCAATGTGTCACAACAAAAACACAAATAATTGTTTTGATTTAACTAGACAAgccagaacaaattcttatttacaatggtggcctaccccagccaaacccggacgatgctgggccatttgtgcgccaccctatgggactcccaatcacggccagatgtgatacagcctggatttgaacccgggactgtagtgagatgcagtgccttaaaccgctaTGCCACTTGGGAGAATACAGCTCTTTAACTGTTCCTCTAAAGAGGCTCTCTAGTTTCCATTCCAGAAATATgtcactctctcgttctctcggtctctgtttgcttctctctctctgtttgcttctctctctttttctgtctgtctttttcacttcctctctctccctctctcgttctctccttccctcactctctctcctgtcccgtCTCCcgttctcccccttctctctctctctctctctctctctctctctctctctctctctctctctctctctctctctctctctctctctctctctctctctctcactctctctctctgtctgcctctatcgctctctcttctttctccctctctctctctgatgtaatGGTCTCTGACTTGTCACACACATTTTAACAGATTAAAGATGCATTATTAAATATTTTCATACCATGCATCTTTTTTCCTCTCTCCACCAATTCAGGCAGCTTACTGGAAGAAAAATGCTGCCTTCTAGTGCTCTCCTCTCCTATACTCTGGGTGGTGGAGCGAAGCTATTTGGTGgctaacagacacagaggactgtaATAAGAGTGAATTGAACTCAAATCCCTAATCGGGAACACCTGCTGCTCATCTCCTGCCAATGTTTTAAAGCGGGTGAGACAGCACTTTAAGATTTGAAGATGACAGGTCTGTAAGGGCTCTATCTGGACACCAATTTAAACCTTCAAGTTATATAAAGGGTCACTGTCAATATAAGCAGTTAGGCGTTTCACAATCATTCTATGTAAAGGCTTGCTTCTTTTAGAATGAGGCGTTTCTAGGAGCACAGCACAAGCTTTAAACACATTTGAGTGTATGTTTTAATCTGATAAACAGACAAGTTGTGGTTTGTTTGACTTGGTAACACTGCCATCTCATGGTATAAAGAGAAAGGAacgtttgaaaatgtatttttcaaTGTGTAAAGCTTGAAAGCATTTTCTGGAAACGTTGATTTTGAAAAACAGACAGTTCTCCCACAACatttaccaccaccacaatcatcatCATCCAAACCAAAAAATGGCACACTAACCTATGATACCTATGTCTCAATGGATAATGTAACAAAATTATAACATTTCCAATTGAGATCTAAAAAGTGACATAGTTCCAAAGGACACATACAAACAAAGTCACAATACCTAAGTAATACAGAACGTTTTATACAatataaagacagtcacagagaTATTCACAAGTGTGACTTGGGTCCTAGTGAACTTGGTGAACATTGTATGTCAGGTGATAGTGTTCATGGAAATtgcagctctctccctctcttgtctttATCTTTATCATGGGAATTACATAATATTGTGTGATCAAATCTTCAGGGACTCCCCTTGCTCAGTGGTATACTCTACTCCTTGGCATTGAACCTCCTCCAAAGACCAGAGTCTCTTCATGGTACACTTTTGAACTGGAGATTTGGTAGATCTTAGAGTTGGCAGATCTATTCAACTTGACTCCTGGTGTGTGAAGGAGATTCCCCCTAAGGGTTGAGTCATGCCTCACAGCATCGTATATGCTCTCCACACCTGGCAACCTCTCTGAtctgattccctctctccctccacctttgTCAGGCAACTCTGTTCTCCtttcctccctatccctcccccctccacctctacctctgtcaGGCAGCTTTGTCCTTCGCTCAcctgtccttctccctccctccctcccacaccacAACCTCCTCCTGGGCTTGTTGGCACCAGGGCATTGAACAcgtctccagccaccctagtgatgtctcctcctgctgctcacACTACACCACAAAGATCCTGTAGACCTCCAGCAAGATGACAAGGATGTTCTTGCAAGTGAAGAAGATCATCAACTGGTTGAGCACATTCTTCCTGATCGTGAGGTAGAGGCGGTAGACAAGGAACAGCCCATCCTGGTGCCCCACAGTCAACAGCAAACGCCACACTTCCCTGGAACAGCATAGTCCTGGATAGCAGGAGGAGGGAGTTCCAGGCATGCCCTCCACCACAGCCATGCTTACCCCCTGAGAGAGACTCCACTGGGACGAGCCAGGGCTGGGACGAGCTAGGATGGGGCTGGGCCTTGGTGGGGTAGGTCTGGGTGAGGACCAGTGGGAAATGCATGGAGGACAGGGCCAGTCCTACGTCGATGACAGCCCGGTTGGTCTTGACATCTGGCTCTGTGAAGATGTCAAAGATGTCCAGGATGTCGGCGCCCAGGCCCGCATAGGCCATGAGGAGCTGGGAGAGCTGATCTCGGGACATGTCTCCTTTGGGCGTGAGCCAGCGACCCAGAACCAGCACGATGAGCATGGTCTGCTTCAGGGCAGCCGCACAGTTTTCTGGGCCCAGCTGCAAGATGTCCTGCGTCAGTCAACACACAGTGAGATTAGATGATACTTTAATGTCTACTTTCCAAGAacgttgctgtgcgttttgtggTGAAACACCTACCGCTGAGATGGGGATGTGAGCCAGCAGCTCCTCTAGCTCAAGGCTAGAGGAGATGTTGACCGGGAGCTTGTACTGCAGCAGGCTGAGCTCCAGGAAACAAATTGAGGGGATGACGGCAGTGAGGTAAGAGGAAACCATAGGGGAGAACCTAAAAGCAAAGCAgcgaggaggggatagggagagttATTTTTGGCAACACACTTAGTTTTTGGGCAGTCAGTATAAGAAGTAATGCTTCCACAAGTGTCCCATTTCAGACAGCCAATTATTCTCATCATGTATGCAAATCCCACTTGACAGCGCAAAGCCTTCTCCATGAGGAGAGAACTTCAAagttagaggaagagagggacctGGAGTAAGCTTCCGTCTCAGCATGCCCCTCCGCACATAGGATGCAATATGATGGCTGGCTGATTCAGCATCGTTTGGATGGATGGAGAAATTATTCCACCGCTGTGTTTCAGTCAGCAATGACATCATTTTGTGTTATCTCTTTGAAGGGTGTGAAATAAAAGCTTGTTAATTCAGTTCAGGGCCTGAGCCAGGCCATGCAGTAGACAATGGTGAGAAAAGGAGTATGAAGGTAAAATAACTGgacgtcaacacacacacatatgtaaagAGTGGCTTTTCATGGAGAATGACAGTGCTTCCAGCAAGCAAGAGATTGACAAATACACTTTTTTTAgataaagagtgagagagatattTTGGATGCATACACAGCCTCTGGCAGGAACTCATAAAAGAGTTCCACCAGTACAGTGGTGATTTATCCCCATATAAAAAGGTTTATGTTTAGGTTTATTAGCTACAACCCTATACCACCCCTGTAAAACAAAAAACACAGGCAGAGCAGAGTAGACTGTGAAGACAGCCAGGCCAACGGGTGAATTGCTAATGTCTTTCTATCTAACATTTCCATTTATCGCAACATGAACAGGAGAGGAAAAAAATCATTTTCCTC includes these proteins:
- the LOC124017757 gene encoding transmembrane protein 26-like, whose amino-acid sequence is MGVALLGVKMAVTIKYTRNAEWKWFSPMVSSYLTAVIPSICFLELSLLQYKLPVNISSSLELEELLAHIPISADILQLGPENCAAALKQTMLIVLVLGRWLTPKGDMSRDQLSQLLMAYAGLGADILDIFDIFTEPDVKTNRAVIDVGLALSSMHFPLVLTQTYPTKAQPHPSSSQPWLVPVESLSGGLCCSREVWRLLLTVGHQDGLFLVYRLYLTIRKNVLNQLMIFFTCKNILVILLEVYRIFVV